The Deltaproteobacteria bacterium DNA window CCTTCCCCGCCACCCCTCGACGGTCGGGTTCACGTTGGCGAGGCCGAAGTTGGGGAGGCCGAGGGTGCGGCGGATGATGCCGGCGGAGACGGAGGTGTCCTCGACGATGCCGTACCCTGCTTCGCCCTGCGGGCTACGCAGGGCAAGCCCGCGGTCCTGTCCTCCGTAGCCTTGGCGAAGGAGGATGGAGGTCAGGAAGTCGGTATCCGAAAAGGCTGAAGCCGTGAGGCGCGAGGCGTGAGTGGCGAAAGGTCCGGAACCCTCACCCTGCCCTCTCCCAGCGGAATACGCAGGAGAGGGAACTTCTCCTTTTGTTGCTGACGCGCGCGGCTCGGGGGGTGAGCCGAGCCGCGACTGTGAAGGAGCGGTGTCAGGGCCGCAGTGGCACGAGGCGGCGTAGACCGCTGCTGCAATTGCCGCCATGGAAAAGACGGCCGCAAACGAAAAACGAAAGGTGGCCATGTTCACGCCCCCTAGATCACTCGAAATCGATACAACCCCTCTTCTCGTCGAATACCACGCGGAACTTGTTGAAGACATCCATCCTTCCCATCAGCATCGGCACTTCTTCAACCAGCGCCCACGCCATCCGTACCTTCAATCGGACGCCGTTCATGACCAGGGTCACGGTTTTGAGCACGTACGGTACCCCGGCACCGGAGATGCCTTTGAGTTCGCGAATCTCGTTTTTTCCCCCCTGCTTGAAACCCAGCGCCTTTCCGAACCGGAAAGGTATCACCGACAGGTCGGCCCCCGAATCTACATACATGGGAACTTCAACCTTCACTTGTCGGTTCTCCAGGACGACATCCGCAACCGGCCGCAGAACCCTTCCCAGACTGCCGACTTCCCTCCGGTATCTGTGCCTGATCACAGAATCATCATCCTGTCATCGGGCACCTTGGCCACAAAAGGCGTTTTCTTCGGATAACGCCCCCTGACCTTTGCGAGCATGTTCTCGATGTCCTCACCCTTGGCCACCACCTTCCCGTCCACGATGACGACATACTTGTTTTCGAGCCCGGACTTGTCGAGTTTGGCATACGCCCCGTAGTTGTTGGTCATTTGTCTTTCCTCCATTGTCAACGGTGCGCCAGCCTTTTCCAACCGGTCAAAGTTCGTCCTCAGGAATGGCAGATGCCATCGAAGTACCCGGACAGACTGTACCAGAATGCAGCCTTCCCCGCCACCCCTGGGCGGTAAGGTTCACGTTGGCGAGGCCGAAGTTGGGGAGGCCGGAAGCGAGCGCAGGCGAACTTGCTTCGCCGGAGCGAGCAGGGGGTTCGGCTCGTGCTACGCAGCGACCCGTTCTCCGTAGCAGTGGGACTGCCACTGCGAAGGGTGAAAGCGCCGCTCTCTGCGCTGCGTAGCATAGCGCCACGCTATGCAGAGCGGGGTCGCAGAGTAGCAGGGAGAAGTCCGCGTAGCGGCCCCCGCCAAAGAAGACACGGCGGATGTTGCCCGACTTCGCGTAAGCTACGTCGGGTAAACCGGCGGAGACGGATGTGTCTTCGACGATGCCGTACCCTGCTTCGCCCTGCGGGCTACGCAGGGCAAGCCCGCGGTCCTGTCCTCCGTAGCCTTGGCGAAGGAGGATGGAGGTCAAAAAGTCGGTGTCCGAAGAGGCGGAAGCCGTCAAGGCAGA harbors:
- a CDS encoding succinyl-CoA synthetase subunit alpha, which encodes MTNNYGAYAKLDKSGLENKYVVIVDGKVVAKGEDIENMLAKVRGRYPKKTPFVAKVPDDRMMIL